A stretch of Myroides oncorhynchi DNA encodes these proteins:
- a CDS encoding FAD-dependent oxidoreductase: MEVFDVLIIGGGVSGVSCAQVLGSAVKKPFVADKKVGIIMHQKASMLQDAIFYNAYGIKQGTLGSDLLAQSIEDLNYYDHLTQIFGVKVTSINRTNELYEVHTNKEIFTTRLVVVAVNSSPTFDIGGLLEFVEPHKKSLASKNRIQLKNNDHLVVDGIYVVGTLAGHRSQLAIAAGSGAAVATDILTLWNDGIETHSHDSTRVK; the protein is encoded by the coding sequence ATGGAAGTATTTGATGTTCTTATTATTGGAGGGGGCGTTTCGGGAGTATCATGTGCGCAAGTACTTGGTAGTGCTGTAAAAAAGCCATTTGTAGCAGATAAGAAAGTAGGAATAATCATGCACCAAAAGGCTTCTATGCTCCAAGATGCAATTTTTTATAATGCTTATGGTATTAAACAGGGAACATTAGGGAGTGATTTGTTAGCTCAGTCTATAGAAGACTTGAATTATTATGATCATTTGACTCAAATCTTTGGAGTGAAAGTAACCTCTATTAATAGAACAAATGAATTGTATGAAGTACATACGAATAAAGAGATATTCACTACTAGATTAGTAGTCGTGGCTGTTAATTCTAGTCCTACTTTTGATATAGGAGGTTTGCTAGAATTCGTAGAGCCTCATAAAAAATCATTGGCTAGTAAGAATCGAATACAACTTAAGAATAATGATCATCTAGTAGTAGATGGAATTTATGTAGTAGGGACATTGGCTGGACATAGAAGTCAGTTAGCTATAGCTGCTGGTAGTGGAGCTGCAGTCGCTACAGATATTCTTACACTGTGGAATGATGGTATAGAGACGCATAGTCATGATAGTACACGAGTGAAATAG
- a CDS encoding PCMD domain-containing protein, giving the protein MTTKPKLNILTLLLLALPFAATAQSEKIESIRLGNMDHWMVREIKESFVIGGKTQYLYEITETKDTLKDNTPYKNKKSPWATSSVLATVSGITKGSVTVFPEKRDNGYAARLETRIEKVKVLGVININVLASGTIFLGEMLEPITDTKNPQSKLVTGIAFTKKPKALQFDYKVITGGQSKHVNGMGSGTDAKRTDKAEVQILLQKRWEDKDGNIHAKRIGTGWELMDKSIKTWQNKHRLTVNYGDISKQGYYASHMALRSGSNAYYARNSKGKMVPIKEEGWGTADDEVTHLIVQFSSSNGGAYIGNTDSRLWVDNVGLVY; this is encoded by the coding sequence ATGACAACAAAGCCAAAACTTAACATACTTACTTTACTACTACTTGCCTTGCCTTTCGCAGCAACAGCTCAAAGTGAAAAAATAGAATCCATTCGCTTAGGTAATATGGATCATTGGATGGTACGCGAGATAAAAGAATCTTTCGTGATCGGTGGTAAAACACAGTATCTATATGAGATAACAGAAACAAAAGATACTTTAAAAGACAACACTCCTTATAAAAACAAAAAATCTCCATGGGCTACCTCGTCTGTACTCGCTACAGTAAGTGGTATTACCAAAGGTAGCGTAACAGTGTTTCCAGAGAAAAGAGACAATGGATATGCTGCTCGTTTAGAAACTCGTATTGAAAAAGTAAAAGTATTAGGAGTTATCAACATCAATGTATTAGCAAGTGGTACTATCTTTTTAGGAGAAATGCTAGAACCAATTACAGATACTAAAAATCCACAAAGCAAATTAGTAACAGGTATTGCTTTTACCAAAAAACCTAAAGCACTCCAGTTTGATTACAAAGTTATCACTGGTGGTCAATCCAAGCATGTAAATGGTATGGGAAGCGGAACCGATGCCAAGAGAACAGATAAAGCAGAGGTACAGATTTTACTCCAAAAAAGATGGGAAGACAAAGATGGGAACATACATGCTAAACGCATAGGTACAGGATGGGAACTTATGGACAAATCTATTAAAACATGGCAAAACAAGCATCGCTTAACTGTAAACTATGGAGATATCTCTAAACAGGGTTACTATGCTTCACACATGGCATTAAGAAGTGGAAGTAATGCCTACTACGCTAGAAACAGTAAAGGTAAAATGGTGCCAATCAAAGAAGAAGGATGGGGGACAGCAGATGATGAAGTCACACACTTAATCGTACAGTTCTCTTCTAGTAATGGAGGTGCGTACATCGGTAATACAGATAGCCGACTATGGGTAGATAATGTGGGATTGGTATACTAA
- a CDS encoding phosphoethanolamine transferase — protein sequence MENNIQTKGLFSKIITNPIALFWFYILVNMVPSFYFAFTQPVDLLGKIVVILFPLGLFMTIFSAFKNSGAWLLLCFPLMFLHAFQIVLFYLFGEDVIAADMFLNVATTNTSEINELLGSLLPSIAFVCFLYIPPIILAIRQWKQKNYLDWSFRRQTLLPAVLLLIASLVLSFFSANKNTNTFAFNQDVYPINALHNFGFAVNKWDKIKRYPETSKDFSFKAYRDSIPSKERQIYVLIIGETSRADNWSLYGYDRETNPNLKNQENLVVFKDALTQSNTTHKSVSMILSDAEAENYNSIYRKKGIVHAFKEAGFKTICLSNQAENSSFIEFFTKEADVYKTIRSTDSKTRMTENHYDEELVTLMQQEIKQSAGDLFILLHTYGSHFNYMERYPEQFRKFTPDNVGGVKKSEKQQLVNAYDNTIVYTDYFLSQTIKALEQTNAEIAMLYTSDHGEDLFDDNRNRFLHASPSPTYYQLRVPFIMWFSNQYIANNEKRMKAIYDNKNKPIATNAVFHTMINAAHIRTAYLEKDLSLVNRAFNVEARMYLNDHDIAVPYTKMNLKKEDFEMLKKNNIKD from the coding sequence ATGGAAAACAATATCCAGACTAAGGGATTATTCAGCAAAATTATTACTAATCCGATAGCATTATTTTGGTTCTATATTCTAGTGAATATGGTACCTAGCTTTTATTTCGCCTTTACACAACCAGTAGATCTACTAGGTAAAATAGTTGTAATCTTATTCCCATTAGGATTATTTATGACTATTTTCTCTGCATTTAAGAATTCAGGAGCGTGGCTATTGTTGTGTTTCCCTCTAATGTTCTTACACGCATTCCAGATTGTACTGTTCTATCTATTTGGAGAAGATGTTATTGCAGCCGATATGTTCTTAAATGTCGCTACAACAAATACCTCTGAGATTAATGAACTATTAGGTAGCTTATTACCTTCTATTGCATTCGTATGTTTTTTATACATCCCACCTATCATATTGGCTATTCGTCAATGGAAACAAAAGAATTACTTAGATTGGAGTTTTAGAAGACAAACATTGTTACCAGCTGTATTGCTATTAATAGCATCACTAGTTTTGTCTTTCTTTAGTGCAAATAAGAATACGAATACCTTTGCTTTTAATCAAGATGTTTATCCTATAAATGCATTACACAACTTCGGTTTCGCAGTTAACAAATGGGACAAAATAAAACGCTATCCCGAAACTTCAAAAGACTTCTCTTTTAAAGCTTATAGAGATAGTATACCAAGTAAGGAGAGACAAATATATGTACTAATCATAGGAGAAACAAGTAGAGCAGATAACTGGTCCTTATATGGCTATGACAGAGAAACTAATCCTAACTTAAAAAATCAAGAGAATCTAGTTGTATTTAAAGATGCATTGACTCAGTCCAATACGACTCATAAGAGTGTATCTATGATACTCTCAGATGCAGAAGCAGAAAACTATAATTCTATCTATCGCAAAAAAGGTATTGTACACGCTTTTAAAGAAGCAGGATTCAAAACAATCTGCCTTTCTAATCAAGCAGAGAACTCTTCATTCATCGAATTCTTTACTAAAGAAGCTGATGTGTATAAGACGATACGATCTACAGATAGTAAAACACGGATGACTGAGAATCACTATGACGAGGAACTTGTAACATTAATGCAACAAGAAATAAAGCAAAGTGCTGGAGATTTATTCATACTTCTACACACCTATGGTTCGCACTTTAATTATATGGAACGCTATCCAGAACAGTTTAGAAAGTTTACTCCTGACAATGTAGGTGGGGTGAAAAAGTCTGAGAAACAACAACTGGTAAATGCTTATGATAATACCATTGTTTACACAGATTATTTCTTATCACAAACGATTAAAGCACTAGAGCAGACTAATGCAGAAATAGCGATGTTATATACATCTGATCACGGTGAAGATCTGTTCGATGACAATAGAAATAGATTCTTACATGCCTCACCTAGTCCTACCTATTATCAGCTGAGAGTACCGTTCATCATGTGGTTTTCTAATCAATATATAGCTAACAATGAAAAGAGAATGAAGGCTATCTACGATAATAAAAATAAGCCTATCGCTACGAATGCAGTATTTCACACTATGATCAACGCAGCACATATCCGCACAGCTTATCTAGAGAAAGACTTATCATTAGTCAATAGAGCATTCAATGTAGAAGCGCGTATGTATCTTAATGACCATGATATAGCTGTACCATATACAAAGATGAACTTGAAGAAAGAAGACTTCGAGATGCTTAAAAAGAACAATATTAAAGACTAA
- a CDS encoding BamA/TamA family outer membrane protein, which produces MIKHYSLTILSIIFLITSQITLAQERAGDLPNEESRDSTAAKKKFFDRVVSYFEEAKKDKSQSKFDLSFIGGPSYSVDTRLGLGIVSSGLYRIDKEDLSLPPSDVAIYTNFTTSGFFSIGVENTTIFPNDNYRFHYDMAFKFMPSKFYGIGYEAGDLGEYTKYDEYHLGLKFDVLRKVLPNTYVGLVFSAQNIQSRNFQTDEIRPNTDNKNTAVGGGFILSYDSRDFIPNPSKGLFVQYEQTFYPKTLGSNKHFGNIKFTTRAYQEIWKDGLIAFDLNGEFNNGEVPWTMLSKIGGSRQMRGYFMGQYRDRKQLNTQVELRQKIYNRHGIAVWGGAGNVFKNMKEFDWSHTLPTYGIGYRWEFKNRVNVRLDYGFGKGQSGFYFNIYESF; this is translated from the coding sequence ATGATAAAACACTACTCACTAACAATATTAAGCATTATCTTTTTGATAACAAGCCAGATAACACTTGCTCAAGAACGTGCAGGTGATTTACCTAATGAAGAATCGCGGGATAGTACAGCAGCAAAAAAGAAATTCTTTGACCGTGTAGTTTCTTACTTTGAAGAAGCTAAAAAAGACAAATCACAAAGCAAGTTTGACTTATCTTTTATAGGAGGACCAAGTTACTCTGTAGACACTAGGCTTGGCTTAGGCATCGTCTCTTCAGGATTATACAGAATAGATAAAGAAGATTTAAGTTTACCTCCTTCTGATGTAGCTATTTATACTAACTTTACTACTAGTGGATTCTTTTCTATTGGAGTAGAAAACACTACTATATTCCCAAATGATAATTATCGCTTTCACTATGACATGGCTTTTAAGTTTATGCCTAGTAAATTCTACGGAATAGGATATGAAGCTGGAGATTTAGGAGAATACACTAAATATGATGAATACCATCTAGGTCTAAAATTTGATGTACTGAGAAAAGTATTGCCTAATACTTATGTTGGATTAGTATTCTCCGCACAAAATATTCAGAGCAGAAATTTTCAGACAGACGAAATAAGACCTAATACTGACAACAAGAATACTGCTGTAGGTGGAGGTTTTATTCTTTCTTATGACAGTAGAGACTTTATCCCGAACCCTAGTAAAGGATTATTTGTGCAATATGAACAAACATTTTACCCGAAGACATTAGGTAGTAATAAGCATTTTGGAAATATTAAATTTACTACACGTGCTTATCAGGAGATATGGAAAGATGGATTGATTGCTTTTGATTTGAATGGGGAGTTTAACAATGGTGAAGTACCTTGGACTATGCTATCTAAGATAGGTGGTTCTAGGCAAATGAGAGGATACTTTATGGGTCAATATAGGGATAGAAAACAGCTAAACACTCAAGTAGAATTAAGACAAAAAATCTATAACCGCCATGGTATAGCGGTATGGGGTGGGGCTGGAAATGTATTCAAGAATATGAAAGAATTTGATTGGTCGCACACATTACCTACCTACGGTATAGGATATAGATGGGAGTTTAAAAACAGGGTGAATGTACGCCTTGACTATGGATTTGGTAAGGGGCAGAGCGGATTCTACTTTAATATATATGAATCGTTTTAA
- a CDS encoding aromatic amino acid transporter — protein MNSRLLGSILIIAGSSIGGGMLAMPITSAGVGFLGATLLLFVIWFAMCYTALLMVRIYDFNSSKDGFDTLTKKYAGLLVNRIAGLSLMFLIYGLTAAYMSGGGTILKTNIDLLFDTNIDDRLTVLAFSLVFSAVVIIGTRWVDWFTRILFGAKVVFLVLLVILMTPLIKWANLLHMPLSQGIVIMSIPAIFTSFGFHGSIPSIVDYLDGNKKMLRKAFILGSLLPLVIYLIWQIVILGSLDQTVFMQILNEHSEVKGLLLSIRELSHSTSIETLFSFFAATALGTSFLGVSIGLFDYYRDLFKDRKKSTIRPLATICTFVPPLMFALFYPEGFILALGYAAIAGVILALVIPIILYLKAMKFHNIRISSLQYFIISFILLLSLLIVYAQLLVVSNK, from the coding sequence ATGAATAGCAGACTATTAGGAAGTATATTGATTATAGCAGGTTCTTCTATAGGAGGGGGGATGTTAGCTATGCCTATTACCTCAGCTGGAGTAGGGTTCTTAGGAGCCACTCTACTGTTATTTGTTATTTGGTTTGCCATGTGTTATACAGCATTACTAATGGTTCGTATTTACGATTTTAATAGTTCTAAAGATGGGTTTGACACATTGACTAAAAAGTATGCTGGATTATTAGTCAATAGAATAGCTGGTCTAAGTCTTATGTTTTTAATTTATGGGCTTACTGCTGCTTATATGTCTGGAGGAGGTACTATTCTTAAAACCAATATTGACCTACTATTCGACACTAATATAGATGACAGGTTAACTGTGTTAGCCTTCTCTCTAGTCTTTAGCGCCGTGGTTATTATTGGAACGAGATGGGTAGATTGGTTCACACGTATCTTATTTGGTGCTAAAGTAGTCTTCTTAGTACTATTAGTGATTTTAATGACCCCGTTAATCAAGTGGGCTAATCTACTTCATATGCCGTTATCACAAGGAATAGTGATTATGTCTATCCCAGCTATATTTACCTCTTTTGGTTTTCACGGTAGTATCCCTAGTATAGTAGATTATCTAGATGGAAATAAGAAGATGCTTAGAAAAGCATTTATACTAGGCAGTCTACTTCCCTTAGTTATCTATTTAATTTGGCAAATAGTTATTTTAGGAAGCCTAGATCAGACTGTGTTTATGCAAATTCTAAACGAGCATTCTGAAGTAAAAGGATTATTATTAAGCATTAGAGAATTATCTCATTCTACATCTATAGAAACCTTGTTTAGTTTCTTCGCTGCGACAGCTTTAGGTACTTCATTCTTAGGAGTGAGTATCGGTCTATTCGATTACTACCGAGATTTATTTAAAGATAGAAAAAAAAGCACTATAAGACCACTAGCAACTATCTGCACATTTGTACCCCCTTTGATGTTTGCATTATTTTATCCAGAAGGTTTTATTCTTGCTTTAGGATATGCCGCTATAGCAGGTGTAATCTTAGCTCTCGTTATCCCAATCATCCTGTATCTAAAAGCGATGAAATTTCACAATATTAGGATTTCTTCACTTCAATATTTTATTATAAGCTTTATATTACTACTTTCTTTATTAATCGTTTACGCGCAACTATTAGTCGTTAGCAACAAGTAA
- a CDS encoding TonB-dependent receptor, with amino-acid sequence MRITILVLSLMTSIGTYAQQYVVKAKVSDVYGEALVGSNISFAGLQSGTDLKGQFISTPVSAGQHRLLVEYLGYVSVDTLLNVKSDLYLDLHLKSDNTLLDQVVVSTHGLKTVANTEVVTNKKLVENFSGSFAKTLTSVPGVNAMEIGAGASKPIIRGLGFNRVAVAENGAKQEGQQWGADHGLEIDAFSTEEVEVIKGVGTIEYGSDAIGGVIKINNEKVPEVHSFSGSATMFGKTVNDSYGASVQIKGRGEKFFYKFKATGQDAGDYRVPVSEIDYLNTIIPIYGNRMKNTASKNFALYGQIGYVDDNFKNILSISNVYDKSGFFPGSHGLPNVAAVAADGNHRNIEYPRQNVNHFKVVNTTTWDSSLQDKWTFMVAYQNNRRQEHSLFHSHFDDQTPPISNPNLELQFVLNTVDASVKYEHLFDNNHKLTLGVQQNFQNNIIDGYGFLLPKYNKQGTGVFGLYEYFVNDKLTIEGGARFDYASVHIKPFYDQFLFDYLKEQGYADQLANKYAQRSTTTNRDFTSVNGMIGAKYALNNKFNFGATVGTNFRFPTAIELASNGVHHGAFRHEKGNPDLDPEKGIAFDFRAEFKTETFNTTFSPYLYYFSNYIYLKPSGKFSILPDSGQIYEYTQSEAVIGGFEWKVEKRFFERLNVSAVLEYIYNQQVSNGQNGAYPLPFTPPMNVFGEVRYTFGDTNLFKESDIYFNGKWYAKQERIAQGEEITPSSQSFGAGVSSTMQLGKVKARTTLSVTNMFDTKILNHTSFYRPLGIPELGRSIQLMIQVPF; translated from the coding sequence ATGAGAATTACTATTCTTGTACTTTCACTGATGACTTCTATTGGTACTTATGCACAGCAGTATGTTGTGAAAGCTAAAGTATCAGATGTTTATGGAGAAGCGTTAGTAGGGAGTAATATTTCTTTTGCAGGATTACAGTCTGGAACTGACCTGAAAGGACAATTTATATCTACACCTGTATCAGCAGGACAACACCGTTTATTAGTAGAATACTTAGGGTATGTATCTGTGGATACGTTACTTAATGTTAAGTCAGATCTGTATTTAGACTTGCATTTAAAGTCAGATAACACGCTACTAGATCAAGTAGTAGTGTCTACTCATGGCTTAAAAACTGTAGCTAACACAGAAGTAGTTACCAATAAAAAACTAGTAGAGAATTTCTCAGGATCATTTGCCAAGACTTTGACATCTGTGCCTGGAGTAAACGCTATGGAAATAGGAGCTGGAGCTTCTAAACCGATCATTCGCGGTCTTGGATTTAACCGTGTGGCAGTGGCTGAGAACGGAGCTAAACAAGAAGGACAACAATGGGGTGCTGATCACGGTCTAGAGATAGATGCATTTAGTACTGAGGAAGTTGAGGTGATTAAGGGGGTAGGTACTATCGAGTACGGTAGTGATGCTATCGGTGGCGTGATCAAGATCAATAACGAGAAAGTACCTGAAGTACACTCATTTAGTGGTAGTGCTACGATGTTTGGCAAGACTGTAAATGATTCTTATGGTGCTTCAGTACAAATAAAGGGTAGAGGAGAGAAGTTCTTCTATAAGTTTAAAGCTACGGGACAGGACGCTGGTGACTATCGTGTACCAGTATCTGAGATAGACTACCTAAATACAATTATCCCTATCTATGGGAATAGAATGAAGAATACGGCCTCTAAGAACTTTGCGTTATATGGGCAGATAGGCTATGTGGATGACAATTTTAAGAATATACTGAGTATTAGCAATGTGTATGATAAGAGTGGTTTTTTCCCTGGATCGCACGGGTTGCCTAATGTAGCAGCTGTAGCAGCTGATGGAAATCACCGCAATATAGAATATCCACGTCAAAATGTAAATCACTTTAAAGTAGTAAATACTACTACTTGGGATAGTTCACTGCAAGATAAGTGGACGTTTATGGTAGCGTATCAAAATAATAGAAGACAAGAGCACAGTCTGTTTCATTCTCACTTTGATGATCAGACTCCACCTATTTCAAATCCAAATCTTGAATTGCAATTTGTGTTAAACACAGTAGATGCTTCTGTAAAGTATGAACACCTGTTTGATAACAATCACAAGTTGACTTTAGGAGTTCAACAGAATTTTCAAAATAACATCATTGATGGATATGGTTTCTTATTGCCAAAGTATAATAAGCAGGGTACGGGAGTATTCGGGTTATATGAATACTTTGTAAATGATAAGCTAACAATAGAAGGAGGAGCTCGTTTTGATTATGCAAGTGTACATATTAAGCCTTTCTATGATCAGTTTCTTTTTGACTATTTAAAAGAGCAGGGATATGCTGATCAGTTAGCTAATAAATATGCACAGAGAAGTACAACTACTAATAGAGATTTTACAAGTGTCAATGGAATGATAGGAGCGAAGTACGCTCTTAATAATAAGTTTAATTTTGGAGCTACCGTGGGTACTAACTTTAGATTCCCCACTGCTATCGAGTTAGCATCTAATGGTGTACACCACGGAGCTTTTAGACATGAGAAAGGAAACCCTGATTTAGATCCAGAGAAAGGTATCGCATTTGACTTTAGAGCAGAGTTTAAGACAGAGACGTTTAACACTACTTTTAGTCCATATCTGTATTACTTCTCTAACTATATATATCTTAAACCATCAGGGAAGTTCTCTATATTACCGGATAGTGGGCAGATATACGAGTACACACAGTCAGAGGCTGTCATCGGTGGTTTTGAATGGAAAGTAGAGAAGCGTTTCTTCGAACGCTTAAATGTATCAGCGGTATTAGAGTATATCTATAATCAACAGGTATCGAATGGACAGAATGGGGCTTACCCACTGCCATTTACACCTCCGATGAATGTATTCGGAGAGGTGAGATATACTTTCGGAGATACTAATCTGTTTAAAGAGTCTGATATTTATTTTAATGGTAAATGGTATGCTAAACAAGAGCGTATCGCACAAGGAGAAGAAATTACACCTAGTAGCCAGAGTTTTGGTGCAGGGGTGTCATCTACAATGCAGTTAGGTAAAGTGAAAGCGCGTACAACGCTTTCTGTTACTAATATGTTCGATACGAAGATACTTAATCACACTAGTTTCTATAGACCGTTAGGCATACCTGAGCTAGGACGTTCAATACAATTAATGATCCAAGTACCTTTCTAA
- a CDS encoding DUF4625 domain-containing protein translates to MKQLKFILSISLLSSVLFTSCLKSDGDIDTEKPVIKLNAPVEGAKLEAGKDIHFDMDLSDNIALGSYDIDIHSAEGHSHTHGVTIKEVDHDHDHEEDPENAHRKSFKYKNSWDDIYGQRNAHIHHHEIVIDKDAKRGEYHFVVKVLDKAGNQAMEFRTVNIVNPGEGDHEHKH, encoded by the coding sequence ATGAAACAATTAAAATTTATATTAAGCATATCATTATTAAGTAGCGTATTGTTCACATCATGTTTAAAAAGTGATGGGGATATAGATACTGAAAAGCCAGTAATAAAACTTAATGCACCAGTAGAAGGTGCAAAATTAGAAGCAGGGAAAGACATTCATTTTGATATGGATTTATCAGATAATATCGCTTTAGGATCTTATGATATAGATATACATTCTGCTGAAGGACATTCGCATACTCATGGCGTAACTATTAAAGAGGTAGACCATGATCATGATCATGAGGAAGATCCAGAGAATGCACACCGCAAATCATTCAAGTATAAAAACAGTTGGGATGATATCTATGGACAGCGTAATGCACATATACATCACCATGAAATCGTAATAGATAAAGATGCTAAGAGAGGTGAATACCACTTTGTTGTAAAAGTATTAGATAAAGCGGGTAACCAAGCTATGGAATTTAGAACTGTGAATATTGTAAACCCTGGAGAGGGAGACCATGAACACAAACATTAA
- a CDS encoding prolyl oligopeptidase family serine peptidase — protein MTLLVATIIVSCKQGTTEEAVVDLKYPETKQGDVKDTYFGVEVADPYRWLEDDRSEETAAWVKAENQVTFDYLGQIPFRDDLKKQMEEAWNYEKIGAPFKEGKYTYFFKNDGLQNQSILYRKDAAGKEEVFLDPNTFSKDGTTSLGSVDFSEDGSKVAYAISEGGSDWRKVIVLDAETKKVIGDTLVDIKFSGVSWFGNDGFYYSSYDKPTGSELSAKTDQHKLYYHKLGTAQKEDTLIFGKDQKRRYVGGSVTADNKYLVITAANSTYGNELYLKDLSVANSPIVMLVNNFDSSNGILDSKDGKLFIATDYKAPNMKVVTADVKNAAQANWVDFIPETKDVLTPSTGAGYIYANYLKDAVAYVEQYDYTGKKVRVVELPGIGTVSGFGGKKEDTTIYYSFTNYITAGSIYAFNPVDGTSKVYEQPKVKFDSSKYESKQVFYTSKDGTKVPMIITHKKGLKLDGKNPTMLYAYGGFNISLTPSFSIANAIWLENGGVYAVPNLRGGGEYGKEWHVAGTQLQKQNVFDDFIAAGQYLIDNKYTSSDFLAIKGGSNGGLLVGATMTQRPDLMKVALPAVGVLDMLRYHTFTAGAGWAYDYGTSEDSKEMFEYLKGYSPLHNVKAVAYPATMVTTGDHDDRVVPAHSFKFAAELQAKNTGKNPMLIRIETNAGHGAGKSIAQQIQEHVDLQAFTLYNMGIKKLK, from the coding sequence ATGACCTTACTCGTTGCTACGATCATTGTTTCTTGTAAACAAGGAACTACTGAGGAAGCAGTGGTAGACTTAAAATACCCTGAAACGAAGCAGGGTGATGTAAAAGACACTTACTTCGGTGTGGAAGTAGCTGACCCATATAGATGGTTAGAAGATGATAGATCTGAGGAAACTGCTGCTTGGGTAAAAGCTGAGAACCAAGTTACTTTTGATTATTTAGGGCAAATACCTTTTAGAGATGACCTAAAGAAACAAATGGAAGAAGCATGGAATTATGAGAAAATAGGAGCTCCTTTTAAAGAAGGTAAGTACACTTATTTCTTTAAGAATGACGGGTTGCAAAACCAATCTATCTTATATCGCAAAGATGCTGCAGGGAAAGAAGAAGTATTCTTAGATCCTAATACATTCTCTAAAGATGGTACTACTTCGTTAGGTAGTGTAGACTTCTCAGAAGATGGATCTAAAGTAGCTTATGCAATCTCAGAAGGGGGTAGTGACTGGAGAAAGGTTATTGTATTAGATGCGGAAACAAAGAAAGTAATAGGAGATACATTAGTAGATATAAAGTTTAGTGGTGTTTCTTGGTTTGGGAATGATGGATTCTATTATTCTAGTTATGATAAACCTACAGGAAGTGAGCTATCTGCTAAGACAGATCAACACAAGTTATATTACCACAAGTTAGGGACAGCTCAAAAAGAGGATACTCTTATCTTTGGTAAAGATCAAAAGAGACGTTATGTAGGAGGATCAGTAACTGCTGATAACAAATATTTAGTTATCACAGCAGCTAACTCTACGTATGGAAATGAACTTTACTTAAAAGATCTTTCAGTAGCGAACAGCCCTATCGTGATGTTAGTTAATAACTTCGATAGCAGTAATGGTATATTAGATAGTAAAGACGGTAAGTTATTTATTGCTACTGATTATAAAGCACCTAATATGAAGGTGGTTACAGCAGACGTTAAGAATGCTGCACAGGCGAATTGGGTTGATTTTATTCCTGAGACAAAAGATGTATTAACGCCTTCTACAGGTGCAGGATATATCTATGCTAATTACTTAAAGGATGCGGTAGCTTATGTAGAGCAGTATGATTACACTGGTAAGAAAGTAAGAGTAGTTGAACTACCAGGTATTGGTACAGTGAGTGGTTTTGGAGGAAAGAAAGAGGATACTACTATTTACTATTCTTTCACTAACTATATTACAGCAGGTAGTATCTATGCATTCAATCCAGTAGATGGAACGTCTAAAGTATATGAACAACCTAAGGTGAAGTTTGACTCGTCTAAGTATGAGTCTAAACAAGTATTCTATACTTCTAAAGATGGAACTAAAGTACCAATGATTATCACACATAAAAAAGGCCTTAAGTTAGATGGTAAGAATCCTACTATGCTTTATGCTTACGGAGGGTTTAATATTAGCTTGACTCCTTCATTTAGTATTGCTAATGCTATTTGGTTAGAGAATGGTGGTGTATATGCTGTGCCTAACCTTAGAGGTGGTGGAGAGTATGGTAAAGAATGGCACGTAGCAGGTACTCAATTACAAAAACAAAATGTATTTGATGACTTTATCGCAGCAGGTCAGTATTTAATTGATAATAAATATACTTCATCTGATTTCTTAGCTATTAAAGGAGGCTCTAATGGTGGTTTATTAGTAGGTGCGACAATGACTCAACGTCCTGATCTTATGAAAGTAGCTTTACCAGCAGTAGGAGTATTAGATATGCTTCGTTACCATACTTTTACAGCTGGAGCTGGATGGGCGTATGACTATGGTACTTCAGAAGATAGTAAAGAGATGTTCGAGTACTTAAAAGGATATTCACCATTACACAATGTAAAAGCTGTAGCATATCCTGCTACGATGGTTACTACAGGTGATCATGATGATAGAGTAGTACCAGCTCACAGCTTTAAATTTGCTGCTGAGTTACAAGCTAAAAATACAGGTAAGAACCCTATGCTTATCCGTATCGAAACAAATGCTGGACATGGTGCAGGTAAATCTATCGCTCAACAAATTCAAGAGCATGTAGACTTACAAGCGTTCACATTATACAATATGGGAATCAAGAAATTAAAATAA